A window of the Loxodonta africana isolate mLoxAfr1 chromosome 3, mLoxAfr1.hap2, whole genome shotgun sequence genome harbors these coding sequences:
- the LOC135230562 gene encoding protein S100-A7-like, whose protein sequence is MSNIAAEKVKICHTPAENVVLSLVELFHQYTGYDDKINRENLLKLLKENFPNFLNDCERRGKDYLRNVFEKKDKNKDKKIDFSEFLSVMGDIATDYHKQSHGAPPCSGGCQ, encoded by the exons ATGAGCAACATTGCAGCTGAGAAAGTCAAGATATGCCACACTCCAGCTGAGAATGTGGTCCTGAGCTTGGTTGAACTATTTCATCAATACACCGGGTATGATGATAAGATCAACAGGGAAAATCTGCTAAAGCTACTGAAGGAGAACTTCCCCAACTTCCTCAATGACTGT GAAAGAAGGGGCAAAGATTACTTACGCAATGTCTTTgagaaaaaagacaagaataaggATAAGAAGATTGACTTTTCCGAGTTTCTCTCTGTAATGGGAGACATAGCCACTGACTACCACAAACAGAGCCATGGTGCCCCGCCCTGTTCCGGGGGATGCCAGTGA